A window of Methanobacteriales archaeon HGW-Methanobacteriales-1 contains these coding sequences:
- a CDS encoding excinuclease ABC subunit UvrA, whose amino-acid sequence MSPEITDKKGSIVLKGAREHNLQNIDLEIPRDKLIVITGLSGSGKSSLAFDTIYAEGQRRYVESLSAYARQFLGQMKKPEIDYIEGLSPAISIDQKTTKMNPRSTVGTITEIYDYLRLLFARIGTPHCYNCGKEISQQTTGQIVENILLSGEGTKIQVLAPVIRDRKGEHQKVFENLRTKGFVRVRVDGEVHDLEEDFELNKNKKHSIEVVVDRLVIRSDIDFQRRLADSVETALELGEGILIIVYDSSDSKTEKSEYSSEAGEKIYSEHFACVECGINFEEISPRMFSFNSPHGACPECNGLGSKLEIDPDLVVPNPELSLSEGAIVPWSKSTTKENYYQQMLQAVSEHFGFSMDVPFKDLDSEYQKAILYGSSERVEFSFKRKNRSYRVNRKFEGVIKRMERIYLETKSNYMRSYMGQFMSNHNCPVCDGSRLRPESRSVTIGEKSIAEVVEMPIKESQIFFQGLKLSEREEFIAKEVLKEINERLKFLVDVGLNYITLSRSSGTLSGGEAQRIRLATQIGSGLVGVLYILDEPSIGLHQRDNVRLIETLKRLRDIGNTLIVVEHDEETILSADYVVDVGPGAGEHGGHVVATGTPAEIITNENSITGNYLSRRESVALPEKRRSPNGNFITIQGAQQNNLQNIDVEIPLGVFSCITGVSGSGKSTLINEILYKGLYEKINRKHMNAGLHEKIEGAQHIDKIIIIDQSAIGRTPRSNSATYTGVFTYIRELMAETPEAKKRGYKPGRFSFNVKGGRCEACSGDGIIKIEMHFLADVYVPCEVCKGKRYNDETLDIRYKGKNIAEVLDMTVEEAVGFFENIPKIKKKLQTLDDVGLGYIRLGQSATTLSGGEAQRVKLAKELSRQSTGRTLYILDEPTTGLHFADIKRLLHVLGRLTDSGNSVVVIEHNLDVIKTADYIIDLGPEGGDGGGLVVATGTPEEIAASGTYTGQFLKEILAENSTPLSRDLLKSHSK is encoded by the coding sequence ATGAGTCCCGAAATAACAGATAAAAAAGGGAGTATAGTGCTTAAAGGTGCACGAGAGCATAATTTACAAAATATTGATCTGGAGATACCTAGAGACAAATTAATAGTAATCACCGGGCTTAGTGGGTCTGGAAAGTCATCACTGGCTTTTGATACAATTTATGCCGAAGGGCAGCGTAGATATGTTGAATCGCTATCTGCATATGCTAGGCAGTTTTTAGGTCAAATGAAAAAACCAGAGATCGATTATATTGAAGGACTATCTCCAGCAATTTCTATTGACCAGAAAACAACTAAAATGAATCCCCGTTCAACAGTGGGAACCATAACTGAAATTTATGATTATTTAAGACTTTTATTCGCAAGAATAGGAACTCCTCATTGTTACAACTGTGGAAAAGAAATTTCACAACAAACTACGGGCCAGATTGTAGAAAATATTTTATTGAGTGGTGAAGGAACAAAAATACAGGTTCTAGCCCCGGTTATTAGGGATAGGAAAGGAGAACATCAAAAAGTTTTTGAAAATCTCCGAACCAAGGGATTTGTTAGAGTAAGAGTTGATGGTGAAGTTCATGATTTGGAAGAAGATTTTGAGCTAAATAAAAACAAAAAACACTCTATAGAAGTAGTAGTGGACCGTTTGGTCATCCGATCAGACATTGATTTCCAGAGAAGATTGGCGGATTCAGTGGAAACTGCCTTAGAACTTGGAGAAGGAATACTAATTATCGTTTATGATTCCAGCGACTCAAAAACTGAAAAAAGTGAATATTCGTCAGAAGCAGGGGAAAAAATATACAGTGAACACTTTGCTTGTGTAGAATGTGGAATTAACTTTGAAGAAATTAGTCCCCGCATGTTTTCATTTAACAGCCCTCATGGGGCCTGTCCTGAGTGTAATGGGCTGGGAAGTAAATTAGAAATTGATCCAGATTTGGTAGTTCCTAATCCAGAACTTTCACTAAGTGAAGGAGCTATTGTGCCCTGGAGCAAATCAACTACTAAAGAGAATTACTATCAACAGATGCTACAAGCCGTTTCTGAGCATTTTGGATTTAGTATGGATGTTCCTTTCAAGGACTTGGATTCAGAATATCAAAAAGCTATTCTTTATGGTTCGTCTGAAAGAGTAGAATTTTCATTTAAAAGAAAAAATCGTTCATATCGTGTAAACCGGAAATTTGAAGGTGTAATCAAGAGAATGGAACGTATTTATCTGGAAACAAAGTCAAATTACATGCGAAGTTACATGGGACAGTTCATGAGTAATCATAACTGTCCGGTGTGTGATGGTAGCCGTCTGCGGCCTGAAAGTAGATCAGTTACTATTGGGGAGAAATCTATTGCTGAAGTTGTAGAAATGCCTATTAAAGAATCTCAAATATTCTTCCAAGGCCTTAAACTATCTGAAAGAGAAGAATTCATTGCTAAAGAAGTTTTAAAAGAAATTAATGAACGTTTAAAATTTCTGGTGGATGTAGGACTTAATTATATCACTCTTAGTAGATCTTCAGGTACTTTATCTGGTGGAGAGGCCCAACGTATTCGCCTAGCCACTCAAATCGGGTCTGGATTGGTAGGAGTTCTCTATATTTTAGATGAGCCCAGTATTGGATTGCACCAGAGAGATAATGTCCGGCTCATTGAAACCTTAAAAAGACTAAGAGACATTGGTAATACTCTTATTGTAGTAGAACACGACGAAGAAACTATACTATCCGCGGATTATGTGGTTGATGTGGGTCCTGGTGCTGGTGAGCATGGTGGTCATGTGGTTGCCACAGGAACACCTGCAGAAATCATAACCAATGAGAATTCAATCACTGGAAACTATCTCTCAAGAAGGGAGTCTGTTGCTTTGCCTGAAAAAAGGAGAAGTCCTAATGGAAATTTCATTACCATTCAAGGTGCCCAGCAAAACAATCTCCAGAATATTGATGTTGAAATTCCTTTAGGAGTATTTAGTTGCATTACTGGAGTTTCTGGGTCTGGAAAAAGCACTTTAATCAATGAAATATTGTATAAAGGCCTTTATGAAAAAATTAATAGAAAACACATGAATGCTGGCCTTCATGAGAAAATTGAAGGTGCTCAACACATAGATAAGATAATTATCATTGATCAATCTGCTATAGGTCGAACACCACGTTCTAATTCGGCAACTTACACTGGGGTGTTTACTTACATCAGGGAATTAATGGCTGAAACTCCTGAAGCTAAAAAAAGAGGTTATAAACCTGGTAGATTTAGTTTCAATGTTAAAGGCGGTCGTTGTGAAGCTTGTAGTGGTGATGGAATTATTAAAATAGAGATGCACTTTTTAGCTGATGTTTATGTGCCTTGTGAGGTTTGTAAAGGTAAAAGATACAATGATGAAACATTAGATATTCGATATAAAGGTAAAAACATTGCTGAAGTTTTGGATATGACTGTAGAAGAAGCAGTAGGATTCTTTGAAAACATTCCAAAAATTAAAAAGAAATTACAAACTTTAGATGATGTAGGTCTGGGATACATCCGTTTAGGACAATCAGCAACTACATTATCTGGAGGGGAAGCTCAAAGAGTTAAATTAGCCAAAGAGTTAAGCCGACAAAGTACTGGAAGGACACTTTATATACTGGATGAACCTACTACTGGATTACATTTTGCAGATATAAAGAGATTACTTCATGTTTTAGGTCGTTTAACTGATTCAGGTAATTCAGTTGTAGTTATTGAACATAATTTGGATGTTATAAAAACTGCAGATTATATAATTGATTTGGGACCTGAAGGTGGAGATGGTGGAGGTCTGGTAGTTGCAACCGGAACGCCAGAAGAAATTGCTGCATCGGGAACATATACTGGCCAGTTTTTAAAAGAGATATTGGCTGAAAATTCTACACCTTTAAGTCGAGATCTTCTTAAAAGCCACTCTAAATAA
- a CDS encoding response regulator → MANARVLVVEDESIVAMGIKHKLETMGHTVVEMVASGENAVRAAGEHVPDIILMDIVIKGDMDGIEAAHAIHEYHDIPIIYLTAYADEEMLMRARVTQPYGYIIKPFKSTELNANIQMALFKHKAAKKEKEIIKKQILDNFHNFIVQAIPTSGSQSEMEMRDMLFNAFGEKLEEDMKPSFEHKMEEFGISEDTEDGQDIFDSYLAWLSEIFRDFGIRVGIIEKNPRWYFEFDNCPWREEAKNNPIFCINCQAIINRSFDWTNLEGSVKRKSTIASGSDSCIFTFNL, encoded by the coding sequence ATGGCTAATGCAAGGGTTCTGGTTGTAGAAGATGAAAGTATTGTGGCCATGGGCATTAAACATAAATTAGAAACCATGGGACATACTGTTGTAGAAATGGTTGCATCAGGAGAAAATGCAGTTCGAGCTGCGGGGGAGCATGTTCCAGATATAATATTAATGGATATAGTTATAAAAGGAGATATGGATGGTATTGAAGCGGCCCATGCTATTCATGAATACCATGATATTCCTATAATTTATTTAACGGCTTATGCTGATGAAGAAATGCTTATGAGAGCCAGAGTCACCCAGCCCTATGGATATATTATAAAACCATTTAAATCCACGGAATTGAATGCTAATATTCAAATGGCCTTATTTAAACATAAAGCTGCCAAAAAAGAAAAGGAAATAATTAAAAAACAAATTTTAGATAATTTTCATAATTTTATTGTTCAAGCTATTCCTACTAGTGGTTCTCAAAGTGAAATGGAAATGCGAGACATGCTTTTTAATGCCTTTGGAGAAAAATTAGAAGAAGATATGAAGCCTTCATTTGAACATAAAATGGAAGAATTTGGGATCAGTGAAGATACTGAAGATGGTCAGGATATATTTGACTCATATTTAGCTTGGTTATCTGAAATATTCCGTGATTTTGGAATAAGAGTGGGTATTATTGAAAAAAACCCTAGATGGTACTTTGAATTTGATAACTGTCCTTGGAGGGAAGAAGCTAAAAATAACCCCATATTCTGTATAAACTGCCAAGCTATTATTAATCGTAGTTTTGATTGGACAAACTTAGAAGGAAGTGTAAAACGTAAATCAACCATTGCCAGTGGTTCAGATAGCTGTATATTTACTTTCAATCTTTAA
- a CDS encoding two-component system response regulator, which translates to MGMEQIEILLVEDNPTDAELTMRALKRKNMANQVVWVKDGEEALDFIFAKGEYSHRNPDDLPKLILLDLRMPKVDGLEVLQRIKAEENTRKIPVVVLTSSKEDRDIVESYELGVNSYVSKPVEFDQFIDAVSTLGFYWMLINNPP; encoded by the coding sequence ATGGGAATGGAACAAATTGAGATACTACTTGTGGAAGACAATCCTACGGATGCTGAACTTACCATGAGGGCATTGAAAAGAAAGAACATGGCTAATCAAGTTGTTTGGGTTAAAGATGGTGAGGAAGCACTTGATTTTATTTTTGCCAAGGGGGAATATTCTCATAGAAATCCAGATGATCTTCCGAAGTTAATACTTCTTGATTTAAGGATGCCTAAAGTCGATGGATTAGAGGTTTTACAGCGTATAAAAGCCGAAGAAAACACTCGTAAAATTCCTGTTGTTGTTTTGACTTCATCTAAAGAAGATAGGGATATTGTAGAGAGTTATGAATTGGGTGTCAACAGTTATGTAAGTAAACCTGTTGAATTTGATCAATTTATTGATGCTGTTTCGACCCTTGGTTTTTACTGGATGTTGATTAATAATCCACCTTGA
- a CDS encoding histidine kinase has translation MNKIKVLILEDVPLDAELSERELKKEGLDFLSLRVETKDDFIKEITEFNPNIILADQSLPHFDGLSALKIAKNKTPNIPFIFVSGKIGEDYGVEMLKEGATDYVLKNNLTKLSHAVIRALNESKEQINREIAEKSLKENEKKYRTLFEKSKNPIFVCQKDGTFIDCNDAGLEFMEKPCSEIMGNNIQNWVKLADFNNLFSEEIYVNELVFQVNGIEKILEITITLVEIGKEKNYFLQGKDVTQQRQAEKALKKQGEEYKAIFENTGTLSVIFEKDTTISLVNTEFELFSGYTNKELKYNRKWLEFVASDDLERMEGYHRMQRINPLAIPKNYEVMLKNREGKIKDFYATSEIIPGTEKGIISFMDISDRKLAENKIKNSLHEKELLLREIHHRVKNNMQIISTLLTLQSAQIDDQKLINLYQESQNRIQAMSLIHEKLYQSRDISKINLKDYVQSMVSDLLYSYEKDSQVIESNLDIADVLMSIDTAVPCGLIINELISNSLKYAFPDRNGTINVYFHRINDSDYCLSISDDGIGLPEDLDIEKTNSLGLQIVNNLINQLDGTLKISKPSKFEIRFKELKYKERM, from the coding sequence ATGAATAAAATCAAGGTTTTAATACTAGAAGATGTTCCTTTAGATGCTGAACTTTCTGAGCGGGAGCTAAAAAAAGAAGGACTTGACTTTTTATCGCTTCGGGTTGAAACCAAAGATGATTTTATTAAAGAAATTACTGAATTTAATCCCAATATAATATTGGCGGATCAATCTTTGCCGCATTTTGATGGGCTCTCTGCTTTGAAAATTGCTAAGAATAAAACGCCAAATATTCCTTTTATTTTTGTCAGTGGTAAAATTGGAGAAGACTATGGCGTGGAAATGCTCAAAGAAGGTGCGACTGACTATGTGCTTAAAAATAATCTTACAAAGCTTTCCCATGCGGTTATAAGGGCTTTGAATGAATCTAAAGAGCAAATCAATAGAGAAATTGCTGAAAAATCATTAAAAGAGAACGAAAAAAAATATAGAACTCTCTTTGAAAAATCTAAAAATCCTATATTTGTTTGTCAGAAAGATGGAACTTTTATTGATTGTAATGATGCCGGTTTAGAATTTATGGAAAAACCATGCTCTGAAATTATGGGCAATAATATACAAAATTGGGTTAAATTAGCTGATTTTAATAATTTGTTTTCTGAGGAAATTTATGTAAATGAACTAGTATTCCAGGTTAATGGCATTGAAAAAATACTGGAAATTACCATTACTCTGGTTGAAATAGGGAAAGAAAAAAACTATTTTTTACAAGGAAAAGATGTAACTCAACAAAGGCAGGCTGAAAAAGCTCTTAAAAAACAAGGTGAAGAATATAAAGCCATATTTGAGAATACTGGTACTTTATCTGTAATTTTTGAAAAAGATACGACCATCTCTTTAGTAAATACTGAATTTGAATTATTTTCAGGATATACCAATAAAGAATTAAAATACAATCGAAAGTGGTTGGAATTTGTGGCCAGTGATGATTTGGAAAGGATGGAAGGATACCATCGTATGCAAAGAATAAATCCTTTAGCAATTCCTAAAAACTATGAAGTCATGTTAAAAAATCGTGAAGGAAAAATTAAGGATTTTTATGCGACTTCTGAAATTATACCTGGTACTGAAAAGGGTATTATATCTTTTATGGATATTAGTGATAGAAAACTTGCTGAAAATAAAATTAAGAATTCCCTTCACGAAAAGGAACTTCTTCTAAGAGAAATACATCATCGGGTAAAAAATAATATGCAAATAATATCCACGCTTTTAACCCTACAATCGGCTCAGATTGATGATCAAAAATTAATTAACCTCTATCAAGAAAGCCAGAATAGGATTCAAGCCATGTCATTAATTCATGAAAAATTGTATCAATCTAGAGATATTTCTAAAATAAATCTTAAAGATTATGTCCAAAGCATGGTAAGTGATTTATTATATTCCTATGAAAAAGATAGTCAAGTTATAGAGTCTAATCTTGATATTGCTGATGTTTTGATGAGTATAGATACTGCAGTTCCTTGTGGATTAATTATAAACGAACTTATTTCTAATTCATTAAAATATGCATTTCCTGATAGAAATGGAACCATAAATGTATATTTTCATAGAATCAATGATTCAGATTATTGTTTATCAATATCTGATGATGGAATTGGCCTTCCTGAGGATTTAGATATAGAGAAAACCAACTCTTTAGGTCTTCAAATTGTTAACAATCTTATAAATCAACTTGATGGAACATTAAAAATATCAAAACCTTCTAAATTTGAAATTAGGTTTAAAGAACTTAAATATAAGGAAAGAATGTAA
- a CDS encoding two-component sensor histidine kinase has product MPLRSGFSLGRKKIFLLIPVVVAIALIVIQPISNSLGLNISEDAFRLILLMLIIVMVALLSERVERVRSLRKLNEELSEQAEKLADANDELEAFAYSVSHDLRVPLRAIDGFSRIMVEDYEDELDEEGIRLLNIIRDNTKKMGQLIDDILLLSRAARQDMNSTKIDMKSLAQSVYNDFSNQTENRNINLTIDELPATYGDRALIYQVYTNLIGNAIKFTSKKDPAEIIVGYEDKKGEYVFFVSDNGAGFNMKYINKLFGLFQRLHSPEEFEGTGVGLTIVQRIVKRHDGKVWGEGEVDNGATIYFSLPKNKPKK; this is encoded by the coding sequence ATTCCGTTAAGGTCAGGATTTAGTTTAGGTCGTAAAAAAATATTTTTATTGATACCGGTGGTTGTTGCAATCGCACTTATTGTTATACAACCCATATCAAATAGTTTAGGATTAAATATATCCGAAGATGCATTTAGACTAATTCTTTTAATGTTAATAATTGTTATGGTAGCCCTTCTTTCCGAAAGGGTAGAGAGAGTTCGTTCATTGAGAAAACTTAATGAAGAATTAAGTGAACAAGCTGAAAAGTTAGCTGACGCTAATGACGAGCTAGAAGCTTTTGCATATTCCGTTTCTCATGATTTAAGAGTTCCTTTAAGAGCTATCGATGGATTTTCTAGAATAATGGTTGAAGATTATGAAGATGAGCTTGATGAAGAAGGAATTAGGCTTTTGAATATCATTAGAGACAACACCAAAAAAATGGGGCAACTTATAGATGATATATTACTATTATCCCGTGCTGCCCGTCAAGATATGAATTCTACTAAAATAGACATGAAATCCCTGGCCCAATCTGTTTATAATGACTTTTCGAATCAAACTGAAAATAGAAATATTAACCTAACTATTGATGAACTTCCGGCAACTTATGGAGATCGTGCGTTGATTTATCAGGTTTATACCAATTTAATTGGGAATGCCATAAAATTCACATCAAAAAAAGACCCTGCGGAAATAATTGTAGGTTATGAAGATAAAAAAGGTGAATACGTCTTTTTTGTTTCAGATAATGGTGCTGGATTTAATATGAAGTATATAAATAAGTTATTTGGTCTTTTCCAGCGTCTACACAGCCCTGAAGAATTCGAAGGAACTGGTGTGGGCCTTACTATTGTTCAACGTATTGTAAAGAGACATGATGGAAAAGTTTGGGGAGAAGGAGAAGTGGATAATGGTGCAACCATATACTTTTCTTTACCTAAAAATAAACCAAAAAAATAA
- a CDS encoding histidine kinase — MAKANLLVVEDEFITAMDLEERLEEMGYNVLKIVSSGEDAIKFAAELRPDLVLMDIVLHGNINGTEAAEKINSLEIPVIFLTAYSDDKTLANAKKSSPYGYIVKPYDSPVLEVSIESALKKYASDQKEMDRVRLKAIEEPQSNENKKVASNSKSLENHPLKSQKTKLMIVEDEFITSMDLNDKLEGMGYNVVTMAASGNQAVERAKKFNPDVVLMDIVLQGDMDGIEAADQIGQLGIPVIFLTAHADKETVESALKTAPYGYMIKPFDEDKLHSTLEIALEKKRSEKVKYEKLGAKISSKQDELKMEKTGIFFVSAIFISLAAYGFIIKDMTWLAYLLFIPACYNIFLCIISLKKQEKPIEFDNPPMVSILIPAHNEENTIERCVVSLSEMDYYLKGEKNFEIIVINDGSTDDTGKVMENLKNKVDCLRIVTRRPPRSGKGKGYVLNDGVKMARGEAIAVFDADSRVDSDFLNKIIPYLNGDNVVGVQSRVRMYNKDRNLLTAMQEAEFAIFGNVILRSRDIMGKNGFLGGNGQITTRKVMEEIEGWDGFAVTEDLNLSIKLMLKGYKIRYCGEAEVWQEAVPFWRPFFRQRVRWATGNLETLFVYLAPIIDADIPIYKKIDSIQYLFFLLFIAFVMLGYIVVILDFGLIYSIKVNIPLAIGLLSTAAFFPGAILGIYRDKGRGIFSAVFTSIKYWAYCLYLIPLFFASFVHMITRKDRTWAKTDHSGDEE, encoded by the coding sequence ATGGCGAAAGCAAATTTACTGGTAGTAGAAGATGAATTTATCACTGCTATGGATTTAGAAGAAAGGCTGGAAGAAATGGGATATAATGTACTTAAAATAGTTTCTTCTGGTGAAGATGCTATTAAATTTGCGGCTGAACTTCGTCCTGATTTGGTTTTAATGGATATAGTTCTACATGGAAACATAAATGGTACTGAAGCTGCTGAGAAGATAAATTCTCTGGAGATACCAGTAATTTTTTTAACGGCCTATAGTGATGACAAAACACTCGCTAATGCTAAAAAAAGTAGTCCCTATGGATATATTGTTAAACCCTATGACAGCCCAGTTCTGGAAGTAAGTATAGAATCTGCTCTTAAAAAATATGCCTCAGATCAAAAAGAAATGGATCGAGTACGACTAAAAGCTATTGAAGAACCACAGTCTAATGAAAATAAAAAAGTGGCATCTAATTCCAAATCATTAGAAAATCATCCATTAAAAAGCCAGAAAACTAAATTAATGATAGTAGAAGATGAATTTATTACTTCTATGGATTTAAATGATAAATTAGAGGGAATGGGATATAATGTAGTTACTATGGCTGCATCAGGAAATCAGGCGGTTGAAAGGGCCAAAAAATTCAATCCAGATGTTGTTTTAATGGATATAGTTCTTCAAGGGGATATGGATGGTATTGAGGCTGCAGATCAAATAGGCCAATTAGGGATACCTGTGATTTTTTTAACAGCCCATGCCGATAAAGAAACTGTAGAGAGTGCATTAAAAACAGCTCCTTATGGCTATATGATAAAGCCCTTTGATGAAGATAAGCTTCACAGCACATTGGAAATAGCATTGGAAAAAAAAAGATCAGAAAAAGTTAAATATGAAAAATTAGGTGCTAAAATAAGTTCTAAGCAAGATGAACTGAAGATGGAAAAGACAGGAATCTTTTTTGTTTCTGCAATTTTTATCTCGCTGGCTGCTTATGGATTCATAATTAAAGATATGACTTGGTTGGCCTATTTACTTTTTATTCCGGCTTGTTATAACATTTTTTTGTGTATTATAAGCTTAAAAAAACAAGAAAAACCTATTGAATTCGACAATCCACCTATGGTCAGTATTCTTATTCCAGCACACAATGAGGAAAATACTATTGAAAGATGTGTTGTGTCTCTTTCTGAAATGGATTACTATTTAAAGGGAGAAAAGAATTTTGAAATAATTGTTATAAATGATGGTTCTACTGATGATACGGGAAAAGTAATGGAAAATCTAAAAAATAAGGTTGATTGCTTGCGTATTGTCACTAGAAGACCTCCTAGATCAGGTAAGGGTAAAGGTTACGTTTTAAATGACGGAGTTAAAATGGCCAGAGGGGAAGCTATTGCTGTTTTTGATGCAGATTCCCGGGTTGATAGTGATTTTTTAAATAAGATTATTCCTTACCTTAATGGAGATAATGTGGTGGGTGTTCAATCCAGGGTTAGAATGTATAATAAAGATAGAAATCTTCTTACCGCCATGCAAGAAGCTGAATTTGCTATATTTGGGAATGTAATTTTAAGATCCCGTGATATAATGGGCAAAAATGGATTCTTAGGAGGTAATGGTCAGATAACCACCCGAAAAGTCATGGAAGAAATTGAGGGATGGGATGGCTTTGCGGTGACTGAAGATTTAAATTTAAGCATTAAGCTAATGTTAAAAGGTTATAAAATTCGTTACTGTGGTGAAGCGGAAGTTTGGCAGGAAGCAGTTCCTTTCTGGAGGCCATTTTTCCGTCAAAGAGTTAGATGGGCCACCGGGAACTTGGAAACTCTTTTTGTGTATTTAGCCCCTATAATTGATGCGGATATTCCAATTTATAAAAAGATAGATTCCATACAGTATCTTTTCTTCCTTCTATTCATTGCCTTTGTGATGTTAGGATATATAGTAGTTATTTTAGATTTTGGATTAATATACTCCATAAAAGTAAATATCCCCCTTGCTATTGGATTATTATCTACTGCTGCGTTTTTTCCCGGTGCTATACTTGGAATTTACCGGGATAAAGGGCGTGGAATTTTTAGTGCAGTTTTCACATCCATAAAATATTGGGCCTATTGCCTGTATTTGATACCATTGTTTTTTGCGTCTTTTGTGCACATGATTACTCGTAAAGACAGAACCTGGGCAAAAACTGATCACAGCGGTGATGAGGAATAA
- a CDS encoding DUF763 domain-containing protein, with the protein MKRKGVANLPLHGGHPPRWLFSRMIKLAGGISEVIIDEYGSDELLRRLSDPFWFQAFSCVLGFDWHSSGTTTTTCGALKIALNPESHGFIVAGGKGKASRKTPEEISASGDTLSINSKNIEKLIQTSKLSAKIDNSCIQDGYQLYQHTFFINDKGNWAVVQQGMNEYNKYARRYHWLGESVDDYLSNPHAAISCDLKEKNSLNMVDIESEKVREISLDLICDNPDHLRKYFNNKNSMQTLLSDFSAEKSELNLPQHHPVLDMDLSDREFQVLKQAWEIQPENYQDLILLKGFGPKKIRALALISDLVFGEPASWRDPVKYSFTHGGKDGYPYPVDREVYDNSINTLKESLEQSNLNNKEKMGAIKRLGDFINE; encoded by the coding sequence ATGAAAAGAAAAGGAGTTGCCAATCTTCCACTCCATGGAGGTCATCCACCACGATGGCTGTTCAGTAGGATGATTAAGCTTGCTGGAGGAATCAGTGAAGTTATAATTGATGAATATGGTAGTGATGAACTTTTAAGACGTTTATCTGATCCTTTCTGGTTTCAAGCATTCTCATGTGTATTAGGATTTGATTGGCATTCTTCTGGAACAACCACAACTACTTGTGGAGCTTTAAAAATTGCATTAAATCCAGAGTCACATGGGTTTATAGTTGCTGGGGGAAAAGGAAAAGCATCTCGTAAGACTCCTGAAGAAATCAGTGCGTCTGGTGATACCCTTTCTATTAATAGTAAAAATATAGAAAAGTTGATCCAAACCAGTAAACTATCTGCTAAAATCGACAATTCATGTATACAAGACGGTTATCAGTTGTACCAGCACACATTTTTTATTAATGACAAAGGAAATTGGGCAGTTGTTCAACAGGGAATGAATGAATACAATAAATATGCTCGCCGATATCACTGGTTAGGAGAATCAGTGGATGATTATTTATCAAATCCGCATGCCGCCATTTCGTGTGATTTAAAAGAGAAAAATTCATTGAATATGGTGGATATAGAAAGTGAAAAGGTACGAGAAATAAGTTTGGACTTAATTTGTGACAATCCAGACCACCTTCGAAAATACTTTAATAATAAAAATAGTATGCAAACTTTGCTAAGTGACTTTTCAGCTGAAAAATCAGAGCTTAATCTGCCGCAGCACCATCCAGTTCTGGATATGGATCTTTCAGATCGTGAATTCCAGGTTTTAAAGCAGGCCTGGGAAATTCAACCTGAAAATTATCAAGATCTCATTCTATTAAAAGGTTTTGGACCTAAAAAAATCAGAGCTCTGGCCCTTATTTCGGATCTTGTTTTTGGAGAACCCGCCAGCTGGAGGGATCCTGTAAAATATAGTTTTACTCATGGGGGAAAGGATGGATATCCATATCCTGTTGATCGAGAAGTTTATGATAATTCTATTAATACACTTAAAGAATCCCTGGAACAATCGAATTTAAATAATAAAGAAAAAATGGGGGCAATAAAACGACTTGGAGATTTTATCAACGAATAA